In Cicer arietinum cultivar CDC Frontier isolate Library 1 chromosome 1, Cicar.CDCFrontier_v2.0, whole genome shotgun sequence, one DNA window encodes the following:
- the LOC101515153 gene encoding uncharacterized protein — MSSRLIKNLLAMLEAEEAAEGSKSSNNGTSHAFNNHGTGGQNFSGAKINSGANSGDRNRHRTDNNYRGPTINNSGTVNGHGNGGFIDGNFDASTKNYNY; from the coding sequence ATGTCATCTCGTCTCATAAAAAACCTCCTTGCAATGCTTGAAGCTGAGGAAGCAGCCGAAGGTTCCAAATCCTCCAACAATGGTACATCACACGCATTTAACAACCATGGCACCGGGGGCCAAAATTTCTCCGGTGCAAAAATCAACAGCGGTGCTAATTCTGGTGACCGAAACAGACACCGTACCGACAACAATTACCGTGGCCCCACTATAAATAACAGTGGTACTGTTAATGGTCATGGTAATGGAGGATTTATTGACGGTAACTTTGATGCATCTACAAAGAACTACAACTACTAA